The following coding sequences lie in one Nocardioides sambongensis genomic window:
- the purD gene encoding phosphoribosylamine--glycine ligase, which yields MTCLVIGTGGREHALALALSRDPAVGAVHAAPGNPGIGAFAALHAVDPMDGSDVADLAQRIGADLVVIGPEAPLVGGVADAVRGRGIAVFGPSAAAARLEGSKAFSKEVMAAAGVPTAGSRTCTTPEEAAAALDAFGAPYVVKDDALAAGKGVVVTNDRAEALEHAAACGRVVIEEFLAGPEVSLFAICDGERAHPLQPAQDFKRIFDGGRGPNTGGMGSYSPLPWAPADLAQTVIDTVVQPTLDEMGRRGAPFVGCLYVGLALTVAGPKVIEFNCRFGDPDIQPVLAVLESPLGALLHAAARGRLDEVEQPRFRDAASVTVVLASAGYPEGSSKGDVITGVGAANGVTDVDVIHAGTALRDAPDSEAGAELVTAGGRVLAVRALGYDVADARARAYAAAELISFDGLQRRSDIAAEPLGVVEGAAVLDE from the coding sequence CTGACCTGTCTCGTGATCGGCACCGGCGGCCGCGAGCACGCGCTGGCGCTGGCGCTCTCCCGGGACCCGGCGGTCGGCGCGGTCCACGCGGCGCCGGGCAATCCGGGGATCGGCGCCTTCGCCGCGCTGCACGCGGTCGACCCGATGGACGGCTCGGACGTGGCCGACCTGGCACAGCGGATCGGTGCCGACCTGGTGGTGATCGGCCCGGAGGCGCCGCTCGTGGGTGGCGTCGCCGATGCGGTCCGGGGGCGCGGGATCGCGGTCTTCGGGCCGTCCGCCGCGGCCGCGCGGCTGGAGGGGTCCAAGGCCTTCTCCAAGGAGGTGATGGCCGCTGCCGGCGTGCCGACGGCCGGGTCGCGCACCTGCACCACGCCCGAGGAGGCCGCGGCTGCGCTGGATGCGTTCGGCGCGCCGTACGTGGTCAAGGACGACGCGCTCGCGGCCGGCAAGGGGGTGGTGGTCACCAACGACCGTGCCGAGGCGCTCGAGCACGCCGCCGCCTGCGGACGCGTGGTGATCGAGGAGTTCCTGGCCGGACCGGAGGTCTCGCTCTTCGCGATCTGCGACGGGGAGCGGGCGCACCCGCTGCAGCCGGCCCAGGACTTCAAACGGATCTTCGACGGCGGTCGCGGCCCGAACACCGGCGGGATGGGCTCCTACTCGCCGCTTCCGTGGGCGCCCGCCGATCTCGCGCAGACGGTGATCGACACCGTGGTGCAGCCGACCCTGGACGAGATGGGGCGGCGCGGCGCGCCGTTCGTCGGCTGCCTCTACGTCGGCCTGGCGCTCACCGTCGCCGGCCCGAAGGTGATCGAGTTCAACTGCCGCTTCGGCGACCCCGACATCCAGCCGGTGCTGGCGGTGCTCGAGTCGCCCCTCGGCGCGCTGCTGCACGCCGCCGCGCGGGGCAGGCTGGACGAGGTCGAGCAGCCGCGGTTCCGCGACGCCGCCTCGGTGACCGTGGTGCTGGCCTCGGCGGGCTATCCCGAGGGCTCCTCCAAGGGCGACGTGATCACCGGGGTCGGCGCCGCCAACGGCGTGACCGACGTCGACGTGATCCACGCCGGTACGGCGCTGCGCGACGCCCCGGACTCCGAGGCCGGGGCCGAGCTGGTCACCGCCGGTGGCCGGGTGCTCGCCGTCCGCGCCCTCGGGTACGACGTCGCCGACGCCCGGGCCCGCGCCTACGCCGCCGCGGAGCTGATCTCCTTCGACGGCCTGCAGCGTCGCTCCGACATCGCCGCCGAGCCGCTCGGGGTGGTCGAGGGCGCCGCCGTCCTCGATGAGTGA
- a CDS encoding phosphoribosylaminoimidazolesuccinocarboxamide synthase, whose protein sequence is MTLANIPPAPALPGTRHLHSGKVRDLYEITEGEHVGKLLMVASDRLSIFDFVLGTTIPDKGEILTRMSLWWFDQLADLVPNHVVSADPAAIPEAVRGRAVVCENLQMYPVECVARGYLTGSGLNDYRATGQVCGIDLPAGLEDGSRLPAPIFTPATKAELGDHDENVSFDAVAGTVGVETATALRELTLAVYDRAEGLARERGIILADTKLEFGSVTRAEGAVDPALVLADEVLTPDSSRYWPADEWRPGRTQPSYDKQIVRNWALSDESGWDKASGEVPPALPEAVVEHTRNRYLEAYERLTGERF, encoded by the coding sequence GTGACGCTCGCGAACATCCCGCCCGCTCCCGCCCTCCCCGGCACCCGGCACCTGCACTCGGGCAAGGTGCGCGACCTCTACGAGATCACCGAGGGCGAGCACGTCGGCAAGCTGCTGATGGTCGCCAGCGACCGCCTCTCGATCTTCGACTTCGTGCTGGGCACGACCATCCCGGACAAGGGCGAGATCCTCACCCGGATGTCGCTGTGGTGGTTCGACCAGCTGGCCGACCTGGTGCCCAACCACGTGGTGAGTGCCGACCCGGCCGCGATCCCCGAGGCGGTCCGCGGCCGCGCGGTGGTCTGCGAGAACCTCCAGATGTACCCGGTCGAGTGCGTCGCCCGCGGCTACCTGACCGGGTCGGGCCTCAACGACTACCGGGCCACCGGGCAGGTGTGTGGGATCGACCTGCCCGCCGGGCTCGAGGACGGCAGCCGGCTGCCGGCCCCGATCTTCACGCCGGCCACCAAGGCCGAGCTCGGTGACCACGACGAGAACGTCTCTTTCGACGCCGTCGCCGGCACGGTCGGGGTGGAGACCGCGACGGCGCTGCGCGAGCTGACCCTCGCCGTCTACGACCGGGCCGAGGGGCTGGCCCGGGAGCGCGGGATCATCCTGGCCGACACCAAGCTGGAGTTCGGCTCGGTGACCCGCGCGGAGGGCGCCGTCGACCCGGCCCTGGTGCTGGCCGACGAGGTGCTCACCCCCGACTCCTCCCGCTACTGGCCGGCCGACGAGTGGCGCCCCGGCCGCACCCAGCCCTCCTACGACAAGCAGATCGTCCGCAACTGGGCGCTCTCGGACGAGAGTGGCTGGGACAAGGCGTCCGGCGAGGTGCCGCCGGCACTGCCGGAGGCGGTCGTCGAGCACACCCGCAACCGTTACCTCGAGGCCTACGAGCGGCTCACCGGCGAGCGGTTCTGA
- a CDS encoding SRPBCC family protein, whose product MGAAAPGGGRVRTGGDPLTRQVVLDAAVDAGTLFAFLADPARRPSWQSSLRRVADVVPGQGGVLGAGTTWTDVTVVPGIRPRMRTTVADPGVRWAEEGRCGPVRAALTLDFLPRAGGCRVEAVFEVSGAGVGPFLTAIAGRPIAADLRRAVELAGG is encoded by the coding sequence GTGGGCGCAGCGGCACCCGGAGGCGGCCGGGTACGCACCGGGGGAGATCCTCTGACCCGCCAGGTCGTCCTGGACGCCGCCGTCGACGCGGGGACGCTGTTCGCGTTCCTCGCCGATCCGGCGCGCCGACCCTCCTGGCAGTCGTCGCTGCGGCGGGTCGCCGACGTCGTACCGGGTCAGGGCGGGGTGCTCGGCGCCGGCACCACCTGGACCGACGTCACGGTCGTTCCCGGCATCCGTCCGCGGATGCGGACGACGGTCGCCGACCCCGGGGTCCGGTGGGCCGAGGAGGGACGCTGCGGGCCGGTGCGGGCGGCACTGACGCTGGACTTCCTCCCGCGGGCCGGGGGGTGCCGGGTGGAGGCGGTCTTCGAGGTCTCCGGGGCCGGGGTCGGGCCGTTCCTCACGGCGATCGCGGGTCGTCCGATCGCCGCCGATCTGCGCCGCGCGGTCGAGCTCGCCGGCGGCTGA
- the purB gene encoding adenylosuccinate lyase: MTVPNVLATRYAAADLARIWSPEHKIVLERQLWVAVLTAQQDLGIDVPDGVVDAYRKVVDAGVDAVDLASIAARERVTRHDVKARIEEFSALAGHEHIHKGMTSRDLTENVEQLQVRQSLALLRDRGVAALTRLARLAGEHEVTVMAGRSHNVAAQATTLGKRFATAADELMIALERVEELLGRYPLRGIKGPMGTAQDMLDLLGGDEDSERGAERLAELEQRVAAHLGFERVLTSVGQVYPRSLDFDVLSALVQLTAAPSNLATTIRLMAGNEIVTEGFKEGQVGSSAMPHKMNTRSCERVNGLAVVTRGYLSMVGELAGDQWNEGDVSCSVVRRVALPDAFFAVDGLFQTFLTVLDEFGAFPAVIQRELDRYLPFLATTKVLMAAVRNGVGRESAHEAIKEAAVGTALAMRKGQADNDVFAKLAADERLGLTPAQLESLVAEPIAFTGAAVAQTQEVCRRAAAWAQRHPEAAGYAPGEIL; the protein is encoded by the coding sequence GTGACGGTCCCGAATGTCCTCGCCACCCGCTACGCCGCCGCCGACCTGGCCCGGATCTGGTCGCCCGAGCACAAGATCGTGCTCGAGCGACAGCTGTGGGTCGCGGTGCTCACCGCCCAGCAGGACCTGGGCATCGACGTCCCCGACGGTGTCGTGGACGCCTACCGGAAGGTCGTCGACGCCGGTGTCGACGCGGTCGACCTGGCCTCGATCGCGGCCCGGGAGCGGGTCACCCGGCACGACGTGAAGGCGCGGATCGAGGAGTTCTCCGCGCTCGCCGGTCACGAGCACATCCACAAGGGGATGACGTCGCGCGACCTGACCGAGAACGTGGAGCAGCTCCAGGTCCGGCAGTCGCTGGCGCTGCTGCGCGACCGCGGTGTCGCGGCCCTGACCCGCCTCGCCCGACTCGCCGGCGAGCACGAGGTGACGGTGATGGCGGGGCGCAGCCACAACGTGGCGGCCCAGGCCACCACCCTGGGCAAGCGCTTCGCCACCGCCGCCGACGAGCTGATGATCGCGCTGGAGCGGGTCGAGGAGCTGCTCGGCCGCTATCCGCTGCGCGGCATCAAGGGCCCGATGGGCACCGCCCAGGACATGCTCGACCTGCTCGGCGGGGACGAGGACTCCGAGCGCGGTGCCGAGCGGCTCGCCGAGCTCGAGCAGCGGGTCGCGGCCCACCTCGGCTTCGAGCGGGTGCTGACCAGCGTCGGCCAGGTCTATCCGCGCAGCCTGGACTTCGACGTCCTCTCCGCGCTGGTGCAGCTGACCGCGGCGCCGTCCAACCTGGCCACCACCATCCGGCTGATGGCGGGCAACGAGATCGTCACCGAGGGGTTCAAGGAGGGGCAGGTCGGCTCCTCGGCGATGCCGCACAAGATGAACACCCGCTCGTGTGAGCGGGTCAACGGCCTGGCCGTGGTCACCCGCGGCTACCTCTCCATGGTGGGCGAGCTGGCCGGCGACCAGTGGAACGAGGGCGACGTCTCCTGCTCGGTGGTCCGCCGGGTCGCCCTGCCGGACGCCTTCTTCGCCGTCGACGGACTCTTCCAGACCTTCCTCACCGTGCTCGACGAGTTCGGCGCGTTCCCCGCGGTGATCCAGCGCGAGCTCGACCGGTACCTGCCGTTCCTGGCCACCACGAAGGTGCTGATGGCCGCCGTCCGCAACGGCGTCGGGCGGGAGAGCGCGCACGAGGCGATCAAGGAGGCCGCGGTCGGCACCGCGCTGGCGATGCGCAAGGGCCAGGCCGACAACGACGTGTTCGCCAAGCTCGCCGCCGACGAGCGCCTCGGACTCACCCCCGCCCAGCTGGAGAGCCTGGTCGCCGAGCCGATCGCGTTCACCGGTGCCGCCGTCGCGCAGACCCAGGAGGTCTGCCGCCGGGCCGCCGCGTGGGCGCAGCGGCACCCGGAGGCGGCCGGGTACGCACCGGGGGAGATCCTCTGA
- a CDS encoding GNAT family N-acetyltransferase, with amino-acid sequence MSEGRAGSARPGLPLIVEAERLRLPLWDAATAAALRAGDRRPEWHPDFPRRDELDVLGLWVDGDTWGRRSVLSRRAGRVMGSIGFFAPPEEAADGVAEVEVGFGLVEPARGHGAMGEALGALLVEVDGRAVRVRARVRPENRAALRVLQRQGFTGLRAADEDGCLVMVRPLPRRSPD; translated from the coding sequence ATGAGTGAGGGGCGAGCCGGCTCCGCACGCCCGGGGCTGCCGTTGATCGTGGAGGCCGAGCGCCTGCGCCTCCCGCTCTGGGACGCGGCGACGGCGGCCGCGTTGCGCGCGGGCGATCGCCGCCCCGAGTGGCACCCGGACTTCCCGCGCCGCGACGAGCTGGACGTGCTCGGCCTCTGGGTCGACGGCGACACCTGGGGACGACGTTCGGTCCTCTCCCGGCGGGCCGGACGGGTGATGGGCTCGATCGGTTTCTTCGCGCCGCCGGAGGAGGCCGCGGACGGGGTCGCGGAGGTGGAGGTCGGCTTCGGGTTGGTCGAGCCCGCCCGCGGCCACGGCGCGATGGGCGAGGCGCTCGGTGCGCTGCTCGTCGAGGTCGACGGCCGCGCGGTGCGGGTCCGGGCCCGGGTCCGCCCCGAGAACCGCGCCGCCCTGCGGGTGCTGCAGCGCCAGGGGTTCACCGGGCTGCGGGCCGCGGACGAGGACGGCTGCCTGGTCATGGTGCGGCCGCTGCCGAGGCGATCACCGGACTGA
- a CDS encoding Ig-like domain-containing protein — protein MTPVDVTTSATRATGHNDFRADGVRVWTEGSTSTDKAAGYFDVHLPLAAVGEPAMEWSSSQSAQPGLQLATDFDGDGDIDGVLVGEAVYGGNWWVGSIDDQAVFAAPNTPPTTGGGGSQFNGTLDEWRAAYPDAQVLQAGWSLGSGVKGDGVIYSLTVGATDYLFSRSEGRTTTLYPNEVVHTDTRATGHNDFRQTSGVRVWTEGSTSTDKATGYFTVGEDLARVGEPSMQWRANGTDNRLMPGLQLVIDVDGDGEPDGLLVGERTYADGTRLYQENFGLTNWWLTGSSTDAVKAMAPSDKGGYGSAFNGTLAEWRAALPGATVISAGWSLGSGVKGDGVIEAITVGSTTYTFTGSNRAPQSADAELTVASGASGRVRLQATDADGDTLTYSVDGRELTGATFRYQAPPDFAGQQTVEYQVTDGRDIATGEIAIDVVPARTKASMVVGPQKLTSKKVVRVRLHVTSTGSTSGGRVQVAVDGKRAGRGVIGDNGRVKVVLAKKLAKGKHWITATYRGTDYTAGVVRTTRVRVR, from the coding sequence TTGACGCCGGTCGACGTCACGACCAGCGCGACCCGCGCCACCGGACACAACGACTTCCGCGCTGACGGGGTCCGGGTCTGGACCGAGGGCTCCACCAGCACCGACAAGGCCGCGGGCTACTTCGACGTGCACCTTCCGCTGGCGGCTGTCGGCGAGCCCGCGATGGAGTGGAGCAGCAGCCAGAGCGCGCAGCCCGGGCTCCAGCTGGCCACCGACTTCGATGGGGACGGTGACATCGACGGCGTGCTGGTCGGCGAGGCCGTCTACGGCGGCAACTGGTGGGTCGGCAGCATCGACGACCAGGCCGTCTTCGCGGCGCCGAACACCCCGCCGACCACCGGTGGCGGCGGCAGTCAGTTCAACGGCACCCTCGACGAATGGCGTGCGGCCTACCCGGATGCTCAGGTGCTCCAGGCCGGCTGGTCGCTGGGCTCCGGTGTGAAGGGTGACGGCGTCATCTACTCGCTCACCGTCGGTGCGACCGACTACCTCTTCTCGAGGAGCGAGGGGAGGACGACCACCCTGTACCCGAACGAGGTCGTCCACACCGACACCCGCGCGACGGGACACAACGACTTCCGTCAGACCTCGGGCGTCCGGGTCTGGACCGAGGGATCCACCTCCACCGACAAGGCCACCGGATACTTCACCGTCGGTGAGGATCTGGCCCGGGTCGGCGAGCCGAGCATGCAGTGGCGGGCCAACGGCACCGACAACCGGCTGATGCCCGGTCTGCAGCTGGTGATCGACGTCGACGGCGACGGCGAACCGGATGGTCTTCTCGTCGGTGAGCGCACCTACGCCGACGGCACCAGGCTCTACCAGGAGAACTTCGGGCTCACCAACTGGTGGCTGACCGGCAGCTCCACCGACGCCGTCAAGGCGATGGCCCCCTCCGACAAGGGCGGCTACGGATCGGCGTTCAACGGCACCTTGGCCGAGTGGCGCGCCGCGCTCCCGGGCGCGACGGTGATCAGCGCCGGGTGGTCCCTGGGTTCCGGGGTCAAGGGTGACGGCGTGATCGAGGCGATCACCGTCGGCAGCACCACCTACACCTTCACCGGCAGCAATCGCGCGCCCCAGTCCGCGGACGCCGAGCTGACTGTCGCGTCCGGCGCGTCCGGCCGCGTGCGCCTCCAGGCCACCGATGCTGACGGCGACACGCTGACCTACAGCGTCGACGGCCGTGAGCTCACCGGCGCCACGTTCCGCTACCAGGCGCCCCCCGACTTCGCCGGTCAGCAGACCGTGGAGTACCAGGTGACCGACGGTCGCGACATCGCCACCGGCGAGATCGCCATCGACGTGGTCCCCGCCCGCACCAAGGCGAGCATGGTCGTCGGGCCCCAGAAGCTCACCAGCAAGAAGGTCGTCCGGGTGCGACTGCACGTGACCTCGACCGGCAGCACCTCGGGCGGGCGCGTCCAGGTCGCCGTGGACGGCAAGCGCGCCGGACGCGGTGTGATCGGCGACAACGGCAGGGTGAAGGTCGTCCTGGCCAAGAAGCTGGCCAAGGGCAAGCACTGGATCACCGCCACCTACCGCGGCACGGACTACACCGCTGGCGTCGTCCGCACCACCCGGGTACGCGTGCGCTGA
- a CDS encoding aromatic ring-opening dioxygenase LigA, protein MTESTGAHSAAPRPGDHRPGTNTNKGVRAIGIVLIVLGAFFLVAGVAAYVTVSSTLSAEKITVSDDADFLAGDDVDGPFSAFAQADIIAEHAEGIADGKTYAELDQDDERRTTVMDASFLRASLFTSVVAFGVAAFVAAMGAVLILLGWALNRLSRPTVVV, encoded by the coding sequence ATGACCGAATCCACCGGCGCCCACAGCGCCGCACCGCGACCTGGCGACCACCGACCGGGCACCAACACGAACAAGGGCGTGCGGGCGATCGGGATCGTGCTGATCGTGCTGGGCGCGTTCTTCCTGGTCGCCGGCGTGGCGGCCTACGTCACCGTCTCCTCGACACTGTCGGCGGAGAAGATCACCGTCTCCGACGATGCCGACTTCCTCGCCGGTGACGACGTCGACGGTCCGTTCAGCGCGTTCGCGCAGGCGGACATCATCGCCGAGCACGCCGAGGGGATCGCCGACGGCAAGACCTACGCCGAGCTCGACCAGGACGACGAGCGGCGGACGACGGTGATGGACGCCTCGTTCCTGCGCGCGAGCCTCTTCACGTCCGTGGTCGCGTTCGGCGTCGCGGCGTTCGTCGCCGCGATGGGGGCCGTGCTGATCCTGCTCGGGTGGGCTCTGAACCGGCTGAGCCGGCCGACCGTGGTCGTCTAG
- a CDS encoding nuclear transport factor 2 family protein → MTASRDAILGTIQRYVDLVASGTSADVVALYADGATVEDPVGSEVRTTREAIAEFYGALDGLEQEGRLLHVRVAGNEAAFAFELVTKAGDATYTLAPIDVMTFDDDARITSMRAFWAGEDMVVAGG, encoded by the coding sequence ATGACCGCCAGCAGGGACGCCATCCTCGGCACCATCCAGCGCTACGTCGACCTGGTCGCCTCCGGCACCTCGGCCGACGTCGTCGCGCTCTACGCCGACGGGGCGACCGTCGAGGATCCGGTCGGCAGCGAGGTGCGCACCACCCGCGAGGCGATCGCGGAGTTCTACGGCGCCCTGGACGGCCTGGAGCAGGAGGGTCGGCTGCTCCACGTCCGGGTGGCCGGCAACGAGGCGGCGTTCGCGTTCGAGCTGGTGACCAAGGCCGGGGATGCGACGTACACGCTGGCGCCGATCGACGTGATGACCTTCGACGACGACGCGCGGATCACCAGCATGCGTGCCTTCTGGGCCGGCGAGGACATGGTCGTCGCCGGGGGCTGA
- a CDS encoding adenylosuccinate synthase codes for MPAIVIVGAQWGDEGKGKATDHLGSQVDYVVKFNGGNNAGHTVVIGEEKYALHLLPSGILTPGTTPVIGNGVVVDIDVLFHEIDGLEARGIDTSRLRLSANAHVIADYNRTLDKVTERFLGSRRIGTTGRGIGPTYADKMNRIGIRVQDLFDEKILTAKVEGALELKGQVLTKVYNRRAPDVQQTVEELLAHADRLAPYVCDTTLLLGEALDRGETVLLEAGQATLLDVDHGTYPFVTSSSATSGGACTGSGIPPTRIDQVIAIAKAYTTRVGEGPFPTELHDENGEFLRNAGHEFGTTTGRPRRCGWFDTVITRYAARVNGVTDFVLTKLDTLTGLEQLPVCVAYDVDGVRHDEMPVNQSDFHHATPVFEYLPGWSEDISGCRDFADLPKNAQDYVTFAEERSGARISVVGVGPEREQAVVRHPLR; via the coding sequence ATGCCCGCGATCGTGATCGTCGGAGCCCAGTGGGGCGACGAGGGCAAGGGCAAGGCCACCGACCACCTCGGCAGCCAGGTCGACTACGTGGTGAAGTTCAACGGCGGCAACAACGCCGGCCACACGGTGGTCATCGGCGAGGAGAAGTACGCCCTCCACCTGCTGCCCAGCGGCATCCTCACCCCGGGCACCACCCCGGTGATCGGCAACGGCGTCGTCGTCGACATCGACGTGCTCTTCCACGAGATCGACGGCCTCGAGGCACGCGGCATCGACACCTCGCGGCTCCGGCTCAGCGCCAACGCGCACGTCATCGCCGACTACAACCGCACCCTGGACAAGGTGACCGAGCGGTTCCTCGGCAGCCGCCGGATCGGCACCACGGGTCGCGGCATCGGCCCCACCTACGCCGACAAGATGAACCGGATCGGCATCCGGGTCCAGGACCTCTTCGACGAGAAGATCCTGACCGCCAAGGTCGAAGGGGCGCTCGAGCTCAAGGGGCAGGTGCTCACCAAGGTCTACAACCGTCGCGCGCCCGACGTGCAGCAGACCGTGGAGGAGCTGCTCGCGCACGCCGACCGGCTGGCGCCGTACGTCTGCGACACCACGCTGCTGCTCGGCGAGGCGCTGGACCGCGGCGAGACCGTGCTGCTCGAGGCCGGCCAGGCCACGCTGCTCGATGTCGACCACGGCACCTACCCGTTCGTGACGTCGTCCAGCGCGACCTCCGGCGGTGCCTGCACCGGCTCCGGCATCCCGCCGACCCGGATCGACCAGGTCATCGCGATCGCCAAGGCCTACACCACCCGTGTCGGCGAGGGGCCGTTCCCGACCGAGCTGCACGACGAGAACGGCGAGTTCCTGCGCAACGCCGGCCACGAGTTCGGTACGACGACGGGCCGGCCCCGCCGCTGCGGCTGGTTCGACACCGTGATCACCCGCTACGCCGCGCGCGTGAACGGGGTCACCGACTTCGTGCTGACCAAGCTGGACACGCTGACCGGTCTGGAGCAGCTCCCGGTCTGCGTCGCCTACGACGTCGACGGTGTGCGCCACGACGAGATGCCGGTGAACCAGTCCGACTTCCACCACGCGACGCCGGTCTTCGAGTACCTGCCGGGCTGGTCCGAGGACATCAGCGGCTGCCGGGACTTCGCCGACCTGCCGAAGAACGCCCAGGACTACGTCACGTTCGCCGAGGAGCGCTCCGGCGCCCGGATCTCGGTCGTCGGCGTCGGTCCCGAGCGCGAGCAGGCCGTGGTCCGACACCCGCTGCGCTGA
- a CDS encoding serine/threonine-protein kinase: MFVPRVGEEFGRYRLDRLIGQGGMGMVFAATDLRLHRTVALKVITGALAASDEFRDRFQHEAEALAQLDSPYVVTIHDHDEIDGTPYIVMQYVDGTDLSTRLRASGALPARTALQIAAQLARGLSDAHRRGVLHRDVKPANVLLRGLDQDDPHAYLCDFGIARSEGIDGPAPTATGMVAGTGSYLAPERADGHPATPASDLYALGCVLWVALTGSEPYSGTEVQIALAHQRAPVPQLTGTTPLIGRLNALFAGLLAKDPADRPDSATVRTELEALAAEAPTTPLTLALPPQGTALRGLAAPPPPPPPAGAPVGGAPAAGAPAASGSTRKRSRWPILVGVVAVLALVAGGLVLALTRGSDDADATAEDEDSPAESVAGDTNGDGYGDLQIHQGRLDATAPLSVWTLPSTGMQFGSADRVGALEGVPHLGDLDGDGVDERVWIDANTDDTELAIAIQTMDGDQSSTSLEVDPEFEFSGYANHLADVDGDGDDDLVMIGTPYGSPDVIFVALADDGELGEPTQWYQGGDSGGFTWSGDVDGDGADEVIVYFQPEDQDKNETLTVLDAEDAKFVAATPRELRDAAVNPYVTSWLIGDVDGDGTDELVVESGVRRGLWVYRFTDGQIGAREEWARTNRSREEARDQIYNSGIIGYALSDVDGDGDEDLIQVYEATKQETALGVTVRISDGESFADEVDWGSLECGEECDDIYSPLY, from the coding sequence ATGTTCGTGCCGCGCGTCGGCGAGGAATTCGGCCGCTACCGTCTCGATCGCCTGATCGGCCAGGGCGGGATGGGGATGGTCTTCGCCGCCACCGACCTCCGACTGCACCGCACGGTCGCGCTCAAGGTCATCACCGGCGCACTGGCCGCCTCCGACGAGTTCCGGGACCGGTTCCAGCACGAGGCGGAGGCGCTCGCCCAGCTCGACTCGCCCTACGTGGTCACCATCCACGACCACGACGAGATCGACGGCACTCCCTACATCGTGATGCAGTACGTCGACGGCACCGACCTCTCGACCCGCCTCCGGGCGAGCGGTGCGCTGCCTGCGCGGACCGCGCTGCAGATCGCCGCGCAGTTGGCCCGGGGGCTGAGCGACGCGCACCGGCGCGGCGTACTGCACCGGGACGTGAAGCCGGCCAACGTGCTGCTGCGCGGCCTGGACCAGGACGACCCGCACGCCTACCTCTGCGACTTCGGGATCGCAAGGTCCGAGGGCATCGACGGCCCCGCCCCGACCGCCACCGGGATGGTGGCCGGCACCGGGAGCTATCTGGCCCCCGAGCGGGCGGACGGTCACCCGGCCACCCCCGCCAGCGACCTCTACGCCCTGGGCTGCGTGCTCTGGGTGGCACTCACCGGATCGGAGCCCTACAGCGGCACCGAGGTGCAGATCGCCCTGGCCCACCAGCGTGCGCCGGTCCCGCAGCTGACCGGGACCACCCCGCTGATCGGGCGGCTCAACGCCCTCTTCGCCGGGCTGCTCGCCAAGGACCCGGCCGACCGACCGGACTCGGCCACCGTGCGCACCGAGCTGGAGGCGCTCGCCGCCGAGGCGCCGACCACGCCGCTCACGCTGGCGCTGCCTCCGCAGGGCACCGCGCTGCGCGGACTCGCCGCTCCCCCGCCCCCGCCGCCGCCCGCCGGTGCCCCGGTGGGCGGTGCTCCGGCGGCTGGTGCTCCGGCGGCATCGGGCTCCACGCGCAAGCGGTCGCGGTGGCCGATCCTGGTCGGCGTCGTGGCGGTGCTCGCCCTGGTCGCCGGTGGCCTGGTCCTCGCGCTGACCCGCGGCTCGGACGACGCGGACGCGACCGCCGAGGACGAGGACAGCCCGGCCGAGTCGGTGGCCGGCGACACCAACGGCGACGGCTACGGCGACCTGCAGATCCACCAGGGCCGGCTTGACGCCACGGCGCCGCTGTCGGTGTGGACCCTGCCCTCCACCGGGATGCAGTTCGGCAGCGCCGACCGGGTCGGCGCGCTGGAGGGCGTGCCGCACCTCGGCGACCTGGACGGCGACGGCGTCGACGAGCGGGTGTGGATCGACGCGAACACCGACGACACCGAGCTGGCCATCGCGATCCAGACCATGGACGGCGACCAGAGCTCCACCAGCCTCGAGGTCGACCCGGAGTTCGAGTTCAGCGGCTACGCGAACCACCTGGCCGACGTGGACGGCGACGGCGACGACGACCTGGTGATGATCGGCACCCCCTACGGCTCCCCGGACGTGATCTTCGTGGCCCTCGCCGACGACGGGGAGCTGGGCGAGCCGACCCAGTGGTACCAGGGTGGCGACTCCGGCGGCTTCACCTGGTCCGGCGACGTCGACGGGGACGGAGCCGACGAGGTCATCGTCTACTTCCAGCCCGAGGACCAGGACAAGAACGAGACCCTGACCGTCCTCGACGCCGAGGACGCGAAGTTCGTCGCCGCCACCCCCCGGGAGCTGCGCGACGCGGCGGTCAACCCGTATGTCACCAGCTGGCTGATCGGCGACGTCGACGGCGACGGCACCGACGAGCTCGTGGTGGAGTCGGGCGTGCGGCGCGGGCTGTGGGTCTACCGGTTCACCGACGGGCAGATCGGCGCCCGGGAGGAGTGGGCCCGCACCAACCGGTCCCGCGAGGAGGCCCGCGACCAGATCTACAACAGCGGGATCATCGGCTACGCGCTCTCCGACGTCGACGGCGACGGGGACGAGGACCTGATCCAGGTCTACGAGGCCACGAAGCAGGAGACCGCCCTCGGCGTGACGGTCCGCATCTCCGACGGCGAGTCCTTCGCCGACGAGGTCGACTGGGGTTCGCTGGAGTGCGGCGAGGAGTGCGACGACATCTACTCCCCGCTGTACTGA